One Alkalicoccus halolimnae DNA segment encodes these proteins:
- a CDS encoding putative capsular polysaccharide synthesis family protein produces the protein MLRKIKYFNDTYRKNENLVLIHQMGKVGSTSITSSLKTIGFTPIHVHSFYSPLSTQMYKHYHSTKYYRSFGYRLRYFLRHQLVLRLLKSRKKLKIISLVREPVSRNMSMYFHAFHVPLMDINKHKDNRREENTNMEAFRNDFFKKFNHTYGVNWFHEEFQRAWGVNIYEYPFNREEGHTVIREGNLEILLLKMERLNDSETVIADFLDLPEFELKNDNMGSKKWYHAVYKEFKEKLHPKREYLHQLYESDYMSHFYTDDEKASYQEKYLQNRNDVRHISRSTVNE, from the coding sequence ATGCTTAGAAAAATCAAGTATTTTAACGACACGTACCGAAAAAATGAAAATCTGGTACTGATTCATCAAATGGGTAAAGTAGGATCCACTTCGATTACAAGTTCTTTGAAGACCATCGGATTTACTCCTATCCATGTGCACAGTTTTTACTCGCCTCTCTCTACTCAAATGTACAAACACTATCACTCGACCAAGTATTATCGTTCCTTCGGCTATCGTCTCCGTTATTTCTTACGGCATCAGCTCGTTCTGCGGCTGCTGAAAAGCCGGAAAAAATTAAAGATAATCAGCCTTGTCCGGGAGCCGGTATCAAGAAATATGTCGATGTATTTTCATGCTTTTCATGTTCCCCTTATGGATATTAACAAACACAAAGACAACCGCAGGGAAGAAAACACCAATATGGAAGCTTTCAGGAATGATTTTTTCAAAAAATTTAATCACACTTACGGTGTTAATTGGTTTCACGAAGAATTTCAGCGGGCGTGGGGAGTTAACATCTACGAATACCCGTTTAACCGGGAGGAAGGACATACGGTTATCCGCGAAGGAAACCTTGAAATTCTGCTTTTAAAGATGGAAAGGCTGAACGACTCGGAGACAGTGATCGCAGATTTTCTCGACCTGCCGGAATTCGAATTAAAAAATGATAATATGGGAAGCAAAAAATGGTATCATGCGGTCTATAAGGAATTTAAAGAAAAGCTGCATCCGAAAAGAGAATACCTCCATCAGCTATATGAATCCGATTATATGAGTCATTTTTATACAGACGATGAAAAAGCCTCTTATCAGGAAAAGTACCTCCAGAATCGAAACGATGTCCGGCATATTTCCCGTTCCACCGTAAACGAATAA
- a CDS encoding FAD-dependent oxidoreductase, whose protein sequence is MKIAVIGSTHAGTAAVTNMAELYPEAEITVYERNDNVSFLSCGLALYVGGVVEDPKGLFYSSPEKLRALGISLKLQHDVLNIDTDNQVIEAVNLVTGEQLTDRYDKLVMSTGSWPVTPPIPGIELENVLLAKNYNQANTIIDKAKQAEHVTVVGAGYIGVELVEAFEKAGKQVTLIDGVDRILNKYLDEEFTNLVEQDFQSRGIELRLGESVKEFSGAEKVEAVVTDKGRVETDLVIMCVGFRPNTGLLKGKVAMLDNGAIKVNEYMQTSDPAIYSAGDCCAVKYNPTGKHAYIPLATNAVRMGTLVAKNIIQPTMKNIGTQGTSGLHIFDLNMASTGLTETSALALGVNVKNITINEKHRPEFMPTSEDVQLKISYEPETRKILGAQVISKADVTQSINTLSVCVQTGMTIDELGYVDFFFQPHFNQPWNFMNKAGLAAAL, encoded by the coding sequence ATGAAAATAGCTGTTATTGGAAGCACCCATGCTGGAACTGCAGCGGTTACAAATATGGCGGAACTTTATCCTGAAGCGGAAATTACCGTATATGAGAGAAATGACAATGTCTCTTTTCTTTCCTGCGGCCTTGCTTTATACGTTGGCGGTGTCGTGGAAGATCCTAAAGGGTTGTTTTACTCCTCACCGGAAAAACTGAGAGCGCTTGGCATCAGCTTGAAACTGCAGCACGATGTATTAAATATCGATACGGACAATCAGGTTATAGAAGCTGTCAACCTCGTGACCGGCGAACAATTGACAGACAGATACGATAAACTCGTAATGTCGACAGGTTCATGGCCCGTCACTCCCCCGATCCCGGGAATTGAACTCGAAAATGTACTGCTTGCTAAAAACTACAACCAGGCCAATACGATTATCGACAAAGCGAAACAGGCTGAACACGTTACGGTCGTCGGTGCAGGCTACATCGGCGTGGAGCTTGTAGAAGCATTCGAGAAAGCCGGCAAGCAGGTAACACTGATTGACGGCGTCGACCGGATTTTAAACAAATATCTGGATGAAGAATTTACGAATCTCGTTGAGCAGGACTTTCAAAGCCGGGGAATTGAACTGCGGCTCGGAGAATCCGTGAAGGAATTTTCCGGAGCAGAGAAAGTGGAAGCGGTCGTTACGGATAAAGGCCGTGTCGAGACAGATCTCGTTATTATGTGCGTAGGCTTCCGTCCCAACACCGGCTTGTTAAAAGGAAAAGTGGCCATGCTCGACAACGGCGCGATCAAAGTGAATGAATATATGCAGACGAGTGATCCTGCCATTTACTCCGCCGGCGACTGTTGTGCGGTAAAATATAACCCTACCGGAAAGCATGCCTACATCCCGCTCGCTACGAATGCTGTACGGATGGGAACACTTGTCGCCAAAAACATTATCCAGCCGACCATGAAAAATATCGGCACCCAGGGAACGTCCGGCCTCCATATTTTCGATTTAAATATGGCTTCTACCGGATTGACGGAAACGTCCGCTCTTGCTTTAGGAGTCAATGTGAAAAACATCACAATAAATGAAAAACACCGTCCGGAATTTATGCCGACTTCAGAAGATGTGCAGCTGAAGATTTCCTATGAGCCGGAAACGAGAAAAATTCTCGGCGCTCAGGTAATTTCAAAAGCTGACGTCACGCAGTCCATCAATACGCTGAGTGTCTGTGTACAGACAGGTATGACCATTGACGAGCTCGGCTATGTCGACTTCTTTTTCCAGCCGCACTTCAACCAGCCTTGGAATTTTATGAACAAAGCTGGATTGGCAGCTGCCCTGTAA